One stretch of Punica granatum isolate Tunisia-2019 chromosome 5, ASM765513v2, whole genome shotgun sequence DNA includes these proteins:
- the LOC116209082 gene encoding probable CCR4-associated factor 1 homolog 11 translates to MEIAGPVIVREVWAHNLEKEFALIRVALPGCRIAAIDTEFPGHIFKSQVDGHLIARLPPAETYELMKSNIDALEIIQVGLALSDSCGRLPHFGTPFSYVWQFNFQDFDIETNAYNEESINLLKSQGIDFSKNREMGISSHDFVRQLFLSGLICGGRPISWKRFFGFCIYDVKHMIKSCDGLYGGLERVAKSLNVDRIAGKSHQAGSDSLLTLQTFFKLIGSRKPFTDNTEGMALFRFCSVLFGLEAPMQWRCSGLLFGSPLHWDNFHAQHLC, encoded by the exons ATGGAGATTGCGGGACCCGTGATTGTCCGAGAGGTCTGGGCGCATAACCTGGAGAAAGAGTTCGCTTTGATACGTGTGGCCCTTCCCGGTTGCAGAATAGCTGCTATCGACACTGAGTTCCCAGGTCACATCTTCAAGTCCCAGGTCGACGGCCACCTGATTGCCCGCCTCCCTCCTGCGGAGACCTACGAGCTGATGAAGTCGAACATTGATGCACTCGAGATCATTCAAGTCGGTCTCGCCCTCTCTGACTCCTGTGGCCGGCTCCCCCACTTCGGCACTCCGTTTTCCTATGTGTGGCAGTTCAATTTCCAGGATTTTGACATCGAGACCAATGCATATAACGAGGAGTCGATCAACCTGTTGAAATCCCAGGGCATCGATTTCTCAAAGAACAGGGAGATGGGTATCTCGTCCCACGACTTCGTGAGGCAGCTATTCCTCTCTGGCCTCATCTGTGGTGGCCGTCCCATTAGTTGG AAACGCTTCTTTGGGTTCTGCATTTACGACGTGAAGCACATGATCAAATCTTGTGACGGCCTTTACGGGGGCCTTGAGCGGGTCGCGAAGTCCCTCAATGTTGATCGAATTGCTGGTAAGAGCCATCAGGCTGGGTCCGACAGCCTTCTCACCCTTCAAACATTTTTCAAGCTGATTGGGAGCCGGAAGCCATTCACAGACAACACTGAGGGTATGGCTCTGTTCAGGTTCTGTTCGGTGCTGTTTGGATTAGAAGCTCCTATGCAGTGGAGGTGTTCCGGTCTTCTGTTCGGGTCGCCTCTCCATTGGGATAACTTCCATGCTCAACACTTATGTTGA
- the LOC116209718 gene encoding protein transport protein Sec61 subunit beta, protein MALGGTAPPRGSAAATASLRRRRTSSAGASGGAAGTMLQFYTDDAPGLKISPNVVLIMSIGFIAFVAVLHVMGKLYFVRR, encoded by the coding sequence ATGGCTTTAGGTGGAACAGCTCCCCCAAGGGGAAGTGCGGCTGCTACTGCTAgcttgaggaggaggaggacctCAAGTGCTGGAGCGTCTGGTGGTGCAGCCGGGACCATGCTCCAGTTCTACACCGATGATGCTCCCGGACTGAAGATCTCTCCTAATGTCGTTCTTATCATGAGCATCGGGTTCATAGCTTTTGTTGCTGTGCTTCATGTCATGGGGAAGCTCTACTTTGTTCGCCGGTAG